Proteins from a single region of Verrucosispora sp. NA02020:
- a CDS encoding SH3 domain-containing protein → MKLTTVARLTACAVALGLPVVAAGPAIAQTAPQTSTESTTAMAPRCGWLPGANEPYSVGFSGAGIRLRTGPSTTCTVLGLGYAGQSATLRCGAVGDDGWSWYYVRNNSTGVTGFVRGDGLTGVPISTLAC, encoded by the coding sequence ATGAAACTCACCACCGTCGCACGCCTGACCGCGTGCGCCGTGGCCCTCGGCCTGCCGGTCGTGGCCGCCGGCCCGGCGATCGCGCAAACCGCCCCGCAGACCTCGACCGAATCGACCACGGCGATGGCGCCACGTTGTGGTTGGCTGCCCGGCGCCAACGAACCGTACAGCGTCGGCTTCTCGGGTGCCGGTATCCGCCTGCGGACCGGTCCGTCGACGACCTGCACCGTGCTGGGCCTGGGCTACGCGGGCCAGAGCGCGACCCTGCGCTGCGGCGCGGTGGGCGACGACGGGTGGAGCTGGTACTACGTCAGGAACAACAGCACCGGCGTCACCGGCTTCGTCCGCGGTGACGGCCTGACGGGCGTACCGATCTCCACCCTGGCCTGCTGA
- a CDS encoding helix-turn-helix transcriptional regulator — protein sequence MQDVGTVKTTTPAISPLAGEPIERADAERLAGVLKAFADPARLRLLSLIQSAPEGEASVSDLTEPLGLSQPTVSHHLRILTEAGLLERDKRGVWAYYRLVPSAIAAVADLLTPPRKRATKKTR from the coding sequence ATGCAAGACGTGGGAACTGTGAAGACTACGACGCCTGCCATCTCGCCCCTCGCCGGCGAGCCGATCGAGCGTGCCGATGCCGAACGGCTCGCGGGGGTGCTGAAGGCGTTCGCCGACCCGGCCCGGCTGCGACTGCTCAGCCTGATCCAGTCGGCTCCGGAGGGAGAGGCGTCGGTCAGTGACCTCACCGAGCCTCTCGGACTCTCCCAGCCGACCGTCAGCCACCACCTGCGGATCCTCACCGAGGCAGGCCTGCTCGAACGGGACAAGCGCGGCGTCTGGGCGTACTACCGCCTGGTGCCGTCCGCCATCGCTGCGGTCGCCGACCTGTTGACCCCACCCCGCAAACGCGCAACGAAGAAGACCCGCTGA
- a CDS encoding SDR family NAD(P)-dependent oxidoreductase: MTADKNTENGHYRIDPTRLETCLSVFEALEDLPPDHPDVVRVQRATAKLYKTIKQRRREERRDAIAAADRAVTAATATGAPGRIDDETQGNLLASPTVGATAGVLHKPRGCYICKQRYRDVDAFYHQLCPPCATLNRERRDARADLTGRRALLTGGRAKIGMYIALRLLRDGAHTTVTTRFPHDAVRRFAAMPDSAEWLHRLRIVGIDLRDPAQVIALADSVSDQGPLDILINNAAQTVRRTPAAYAHLVAAEAAALPDGPLPEMITFAKPAGRGDPAGSLVAPAHSPTITPHALTALALTSGSASPDRIATASAIDAGGLVPDLDPVNSWVQRVHEVNPVELLEVQLCNVTAPFVLVSRLRPAMAAAAARRKYVVNVSAMEGQFGRGYKGPGHPHTNMAKAALNMLTRTSAQEMLTDGILMTSVDTGWITDERPHPTKMRLAEDGFHAPLDLVDGAARVYDPIVRGEQGEDLYGCFLKDYAPCAW; this comes from the coding sequence ATGACAGCGGACAAAAATACGGAGAACGGTCATTACCGCATTGACCCGACCCGGCTGGAGACCTGTCTCAGCGTCTTCGAGGCGTTGGAGGACCTGCCTCCCGACCACCCCGACGTGGTGCGGGTGCAGCGGGCCACCGCGAAGCTCTACAAAACGATCAAGCAGCGGCGACGCGAGGAACGGCGGGATGCCATCGCGGCGGCCGACCGCGCGGTGACGGCGGCCACCGCCACCGGGGCCCCGGGCCGGATCGACGACGAGACCCAGGGCAACCTGCTCGCCTCCCCCACCGTGGGCGCCACGGCCGGCGTCCTGCACAAGCCGCGCGGCTGCTACATCTGCAAGCAGCGCTACCGCGACGTGGACGCCTTCTACCATCAGCTCTGCCCGCCCTGCGCCACCCTGAACCGGGAGCGCCGGGACGCCCGCGCCGACCTGACCGGCCGGCGCGCGCTGCTCACCGGCGGCCGGGCGAAGATCGGCATGTACATTGCGCTGCGGCTGCTGCGCGACGGCGCGCACACCACGGTGACCACACGGTTTCCCCACGACGCGGTCCGCCGATTCGCCGCGATGCCCGACAGCGCGGAGTGGCTTCACCGCCTGCGGATCGTCGGGATCGATCTGCGCGACCCCGCCCAGGTGATCGCCCTCGCCGACTCGGTCAGCGATCAGGGACCACTCGACATTCTGATCAACAATGCGGCGCAGACCGTCCGCCGCACGCCTGCCGCGTACGCGCACCTGGTCGCCGCAGAGGCGGCGGCCCTGCCGGACGGCCCGCTACCGGAAATGATCACGTTCGCCAAGCCGGCCGGCCGGGGCGACCCGGCGGGCAGCCTGGTCGCCCCAGCGCACTCTCCCACCATCACCCCGCACGCGCTCACCGCGCTGGCGCTGACCAGCGGTTCCGCCTCGCCGGACCGGATCGCGACAGCCAGCGCCATCGACGCCGGCGGTCTGGTGCCGGACCTCGACCCGGTCAACAGTTGGGTGCAGCGGGTGCACGAGGTGAACCCGGTCGAGTTGCTCGAAGTGCAGCTGTGCAACGTGACCGCACCGTTCGTGCTGGTCAGCCGTCTGCGACCGGCGATGGCCGCAGCGGCCGCCCGCCGCAAGTACGTGGTGAACGTGTCGGCGATGGAGGGCCAGTTCGGCCGTGGCTACAAGGGGCCGGGGCACCCGCACACCAACATGGCCAAGGCTGCGCTGAACATGCTGACCCGCACCAGCGCCCAGGAGATGCTGACCGACGGCATCCTCATGACCAGCGTCGACACCGGCTGGATCACCGACGAGCGGCCGCACCCGACGAAGATGCGGCTGGCGGAGGACGGCTTCCACGCCCCGCTGGACCTGGTCGACGGCGCGGCCCGGGTCTACGACCCGATCGTCCGCGGCGAACAGGGCGAAGACCTGTACGGCTGCTTCCTCAAGGACTACGCACCCTGCGCCTGGTGA
- a CDS encoding ABC transporter permease, producing MSSDTAIAAQPAGRAVVGHVYQSVKGYGGALGGLLILLVYLISTQPFFLTKANILNVLATNSPLMLVAVGLTFVILSAGFDLSVGSVMAATGVTVYFVLDAGAPAPVALVAGLATGALLGAGLNGLLIGGFRLNFFVVTLGTMTLISGLVQVSTNGSTYSIDSPGIFYAIGNGSVLGVPAPIWIALGAVLLAGAVLRFTPFGRAVYAVGGNREAARLAGINVTAVLISVYTIASLTAALAGLVMASRLSAASPTAGSTIALTAGAAVLLGGTSFFGGIGGISGTVVGVLLIAVLQNGLGLMGVSSFWQGVVTGTVLIAAVALDRLQSRGRA from the coding sequence ATGAGCAGTGACACTGCGATCGCGGCGCAACCGGCCGGCCGGGCCGTCGTGGGCCACGTCTACCAGAGCGTCAAGGGGTACGGGGGCGCCCTCGGTGGCCTGCTGATCCTGCTCGTCTATCTGATCAGCACCCAACCGTTCTTCCTGACGAAGGCGAACATCCTCAACGTCCTGGCGACCAACAGTCCCTTGATGCTGGTGGCGGTCGGGCTCACCTTCGTCATCCTCAGCGCGGGCTTCGATCTGTCGGTCGGCTCGGTGATGGCCGCGACCGGGGTCACGGTCTACTTCGTGTTGGATGCCGGGGCACCGGCGCCGGTGGCGCTCGTCGCCGGGCTCGCGACCGGGGCGCTGCTCGGCGCCGGGCTCAACGGCCTGCTCATCGGGGGTTTCCGCCTCAACTTCTTCGTGGTGACCCTCGGCACGATGACGTTGATCAGCGGGCTCGTCCAGGTCTCCACCAACGGCAGTACGTACTCGATCGACTCCCCCGGCATCTTCTACGCCATCGGCAACGGAAGTGTCCTCGGCGTACCGGCGCCGATCTGGATCGCCCTGGGCGCGGTGCTGCTGGCCGGCGCCGTGCTGCGCTTCACCCCGTTCGGCCGGGCCGTCTACGCCGTCGGCGGTAACCGCGAGGCCGCCAGACTCGCCGGCATCAACGTCACGGCGGTGCTGATCTCCGTCTACACCATCGCGTCACTGACCGCGGCGCTGGCCGGCCTGGTGATGGCGAGCCGCCTCTCGGCTGCCTCACCTACCGCGGGTTCCACCATCGCCCTGACCGCCGGCGCGGCCGTCCTGCTCGGCGGAACGAGCTTCTTCGGCGGTATCGGCGGTATCAGCGGCACGGTGGTCGGGGTGCTGCTGATCGCGGTCCTGCAGAACGGACTCGGTCTCATGGGAGTCTCCTCGTTCTGGCAGGGCGTGGTGACCGGCACGGTCCTCATCGCAGCCGTGGCACTCGACCGGCTGCAGAGCCGGGGGCGAGCCTGA
- a CDS encoding sugar ABC transporter ATP-binding protein: protein MSAPLLQLTGIHKRFGPVAALSGVDFEVRPGEVHGLVGENGSGKSTLMKIAYGELQPSAGEIRVDGETVTLRTPQDAARHGVVAVAQEVPLVDSLSVGENIVLGRWPRAGTVVSRRRMREQAAQVLDQLQSTLDPETPVSALAPNDRQVVAIARALATQARVIVLDEPTSSLTEDRAQALFDIVRRLRDQGLGLIFISQRLPDLSQVADRITALRDGQVVGTLPVAEATEDRITRLIVGRSLDDYFHRSRRRSPGEPVLEVSGLAAGGRAETVSFTVRAGEVLGLAGLVGSGRTEVLRAVFGADRPTEGRIQVNGRQLRAGSPRAAIRSGVAFVTGDRKGEGLVLSRSVAQNITLARGRLSLRPISGRGEAATVTKLIERMRIRPPDPDRLAGELSGGNQQKVVFAKWIALGPRLLLLDEPTRGIDVGAKSEIYGLIDELAAAGVAVVLSSSENSELIGVCDRVLVLFDGRVVAERECDGLEEVEVAHYAAGGHEQ, encoded by the coding sequence ATGAGCGCTCCGCTGCTGCAACTGACCGGAATCCACAAGAGGTTCGGCCCGGTGGCCGCGCTCTCCGGGGTGGATTTCGAGGTGCGCCCGGGTGAGGTGCACGGGCTGGTCGGGGAGAACGGCTCGGGCAAGTCGACCCTGATGAAGATCGCCTACGGTGAGCTGCAACCCTCCGCCGGGGAGATCCGCGTCGACGGTGAGACGGTCACCCTGCGTACCCCGCAGGACGCCGCCCGGCACGGCGTCGTGGCGGTCGCGCAGGAGGTTCCGCTGGTCGACAGCCTCAGCGTCGGCGAGAACATCGTCCTCGGACGGTGGCCCCGGGCCGGCACGGTCGTCAGCCGGCGACGGATGCGGGAACAGGCCGCACAGGTCCTCGACCAGCTCCAGTCGACCCTCGATCCCGAGACACCGGTGTCGGCGCTGGCCCCCAACGACCGTCAGGTGGTGGCCATCGCCCGCGCGTTGGCCACCCAGGCCAGGGTGATCGTGCTGGACGAACCGACCAGCTCGCTGACCGAGGACCGGGCCCAGGCCCTGTTCGACATCGTGCGACGCCTGCGGGACCAGGGCCTGGGGCTGATCTTCATCTCGCAGCGGCTCCCCGACCTGAGTCAGGTCGCGGACCGGATCACCGCGCTGCGCGACGGACAGGTGGTCGGCACGCTGCCCGTGGCGGAGGCGACCGAGGACCGGATCACCCGACTGATCGTCGGGCGTTCCCTGGACGACTACTTCCACCGTTCCCGTCGGCGCAGTCCGGGGGAACCGGTCCTGGAGGTCTCCGGGCTCGCGGCGGGTGGCCGGGCCGAGACCGTGTCCTTCACCGTCCGGGCCGGCGAGGTGCTCGGGCTGGCCGGGCTGGTGGGTTCCGGGCGTACGGAGGTGTTGCGCGCGGTGTTCGGTGCCGACCGGCCCACCGAGGGCCGGATCCAGGTCAACGGCCGGCAACTGCGCGCCGGTTCGCCCAGAGCGGCGATCCGTTCCGGCGTCGCCTTCGTCACCGGCGACCGCAAGGGCGAGGGCCTGGTGTTGAGCCGCAGCGTGGCGCAGAACATCACCCTCGCCCGGGGGCGGCTCTCGCTGCGGCCGATCTCCGGGCGCGGCGAGGCCGCCACGGTCACGAAGCTGATCGAGCGGATGCGGATCCGGCCACCGGACCCCGACCGGTTGGCCGGCGAGCTCTCCGGCGGCAACCAGCAGAAGGTGGTGTTCGCCAAGTGGATCGCGCTGGGCCCCCGGCTTCTGCTGCTGGACGAGCCCACGCGGGGCATCGACGTGGGTGCCAAGTCGGAAATCTACGGCCTGATCGACGAATTGGCCGCCGCCGGGGTGGCGGTGGTGCTCAGCAGTTCTGAGAACTCCGAACTGATCGGTGTCTGCGACCGGGTGCTGGTGCTTTTCGACGGGCGCGTCGTGGCCGAGCGCGAGTGCGACGGACTGGAAGAGGTGGAGGTGGCCCACTATGCGGCCGGTGGACATGAGCAGTGA
- a CDS encoding amidase has translation MTTTEELTWLDAHSQAALVHAGRLTPGDLVRAAVARIERMDPTVNAVIHRRFAAAVAEADALAGRSDLPFPGVPMLLKDLGCTMAGEPDQQGSVVLRDADHRATRDAHATRRLRAAGFVVLGRTAVPEFGLAGSTESAAHGATRNPWALDRVAGGSSGGAAAAVAAGMVPLAQGSDGGGSIRNPAAYCGLVGLKPSRGRVSSGPDTPDALVGHATFGVLTRSVRDTAALLDLLQGYEPGDPAVAPAPSSSYTEAITRPAAGLTIGLLDADRLPPEFVEPANRDAVRECGELLGQLGHTVRTSHPEALFDPDYHERFVDALSPAVSLLAELIPTMVGRPVDESEHGLISRFWIERGRALDATSHRRVMAWMDRYRERMLAWWREHDVLVTPVSPWPPPPLGWFDGPAGVRRSIEFLRFVPQFNSTGQPAVAVPLFERDGLPLGVQLVADYGREDLLLQLAAQLEDARPWAGRHPVGLAGTTARPGAGVRE, from the coding sequence ATGACTACTACCGAGGAGTTGACCTGGCTGGACGCCCACAGCCAGGCGGCCCTGGTCCACGCGGGCCGGCTCACGCCCGGTGACCTGGTGCGGGCGGCGGTCGCGCGGATCGAACGGATGGATCCGACGGTCAACGCCGTGATCCACCGCCGCTTCGCCGCCGCGGTCGCCGAGGCCGACGCCCTGGCCGGGCGCTCGGACCTGCCCTTCCCCGGAGTGCCCATGCTGCTCAAGGACCTCGGCTGCACGATGGCCGGCGAGCCGGACCAGCAGGGTTCGGTGGTCCTGCGCGACGCCGACCACCGGGCCACCCGGGACGCCCACGCCACCCGCCGGTTGCGGGCCGCCGGTTTCGTCGTACTCGGCCGGACCGCCGTCCCCGAGTTCGGCCTGGCGGGCAGCACGGAGAGTGCCGCGCACGGCGCGACCCGCAACCCGTGGGCCCTCGACCGGGTCGCCGGGGGCTCCTCCGGTGGCGCCGCCGCGGCGGTGGCGGCGGGCATGGTCCCCCTCGCCCAGGGCAGCGACGGCGGCGGGTCGATCCGCAACCCGGCGGCCTACTGCGGGCTGGTCGGGCTCAAGCCCAGCCGGGGCCGGGTCAGTTCCGGCCCGGACACCCCGGACGCCCTGGTCGGTCACGCGACGTTCGGGGTGCTCACCCGGTCGGTGCGCGACACGGCCGCGCTGCTCGACCTGCTCCAGGGCTACGAGCCGGGCGATCCGGCGGTCGCGCCTGCACCGTCGAGCAGCTACACCGAGGCGATCACCCGTCCCGCCGCCGGGCTCACCATCGGGCTCCTCGACGCCGACCGGCTGCCGCCGGAGTTCGTCGAGCCCGCCAACCGCGACGCCGTACGGGAGTGCGGCGAGTTGCTCGGCCAGCTCGGGCACACCGTGCGGACCTCACACCCCGAGGCGCTGTTCGACCCGGACTACCACGAACGGTTCGTGGACGCGTTGAGCCCTGCGGTCAGCCTCCTCGCCGAGCTGATCCCGACGATGGTCGGTCGCCCGGTCGACGAGAGCGAGCACGGCCTGATCTCGCGTTTCTGGATCGAGCGGGGGCGGGCCCTCGACGCCACCAGTCACCGGCGGGTGATGGCCTGGATGGACCGGTACCGCGAGCGGATGCTGGCCTGGTGGCGGGAACACGACGTGCTGGTCACGCCGGTGTCGCCGTGGCCGCCGCCGCCGCTGGGCTGGTTCGACGGGCCGGCCGGGGTCCGGCGGTCCATCGAGTTCCTCCGGTTCGTTCCCCAGTTCAACAGCACCGGCCAGCCCGCCGTGGCGGTGCCGCTGTTCGAACGCGACGGCCTGCCACTCGGCGTGCAACTCGTCGCCGACTACGGCCGCGAGGACCTGCTGCTCCAGCTCGCCGCGCAGCTGGAGGACGCCCGCCCGTGGGCCGGTCGGCATCCGGTCGGGCTGGCCGGCACGACGGCCCGGCCCGGAGCGGGGGTACGGGAATGA
- a CDS encoding sugar ABC transporter substrate-binding protein produces the protein MKWKTSAVTATVAVLLLPSVAACGSDDSAAANGSYRVGLSDPVSSQPLDRAWGQATIAAGKRAGIDVTVLDAALDANKQVSDIDQFVAQQMDGVIVFPLAPNAVDPALERARTAGIKVLGASAIISENEPTEPVAPYDAAFNQNSDVGGARLLADHVAERLDGKGRVLGIGIGAPVPSIKFMVENYEKYVTEDRPGIEWLGTVDNATDDQAGGERAATEAIARFRGEIDAVMAYNTASAIGAAVALKRAGINGVVIVGQNGDPEGARAVQQGQIDAIVDLVPWRQGLVGVEIMRRLLAGETVKPVTYLQPELYTQETIGERLDWDEAIRQIESGELTCANGGCPDHLR, from the coding sequence ATGAAGTGGAAAACCTCTGCCGTGACGGCGACGGTGGCAGTTCTTCTCCTACCTTCCGTGGCGGCCTGCGGGAGCGATGACTCCGCCGCCGCGAACGGCTCCTACCGGGTGGGCCTGTCGGACCCGGTGTCGTCACAACCGCTCGACCGCGCCTGGGGGCAGGCCACGATCGCGGCGGGCAAGCGCGCCGGCATCGACGTGACCGTGCTCGACGCCGCCCTCGACGCCAACAAGCAGGTCTCCGACATCGACCAGTTCGTCGCCCAGCAGATGGACGGCGTGATCGTCTTCCCGCTCGCCCCGAACGCGGTCGACCCCGCCCTCGAACGTGCCCGCACCGCCGGGATCAAGGTGCTGGGCGCCTCCGCGATCATCTCCGAGAACGAGCCGACCGAACCGGTCGCGCCCTACGACGCCGCCTTCAACCAGAACTCCGACGTCGGCGGCGCCCGGCTGCTCGCCGACCATGTGGCCGAGCGGCTCGACGGCAAGGGCCGCGTGCTCGGTATCGGCATCGGCGCTCCCGTTCCCTCGATCAAGTTCATGGTCGAGAACTACGAGAAGTACGTGACCGAGGACCGGCCGGGCATCGAGTGGCTCGGCACCGTCGACAACGCCACCGACGACCAGGCCGGCGGGGAGCGGGCCGCCACCGAGGCGATCGCCCGGTTCCGGGGCGAGATCGACGCGGTGATGGCCTACAACACGGCGAGCGCGATCGGCGCCGCGGTGGCGCTCAAGCGGGCCGGCATCAACGGTGTCGTGATCGTCGGGCAGAACGGCGACCCGGAGGGTGCCCGCGCGGTGCAGCAGGGGCAGATCGACGCGATCGTCGACCTCGTTCCCTGGCGTCAGGGCCTCGTCGGGGTCGAGATCATGCGGCGGCTCCTCGCGGGCGAGACGGTCAAGCCGGTCACCTACCTGCAGCCGGAGCTCTACACCCAGGAGACCATCGGCGAGCGCCTGGACTGGGACGAGGCGATCAGGCAGATCGAAAGTGGCGAGCTGACCTGCGCCAACGGGGGATGCCCGGACCACCTGCGCTGA
- a CDS encoding aspartate/glutamate racemase family protein: MSLGFGTAARIGHLYPSGGLCDYELQLMAPDGVQLVTTRMPFRRSSLADDHALLADLEAHSRLLADAEVDLIAMNCTAATLLAGPESVNARIHASTGLPSTTTIEAVLDALERAGIGRIALLTPYVEEVTSAEVELLTARGLEVVSVASLPCATPVEQATHDPQVWRDLAAGLGGSTADGLLISCAGIRLAPVLAAIEEDFGRPVVASNQALLWHCLRICGVAERPPGYGALLAGEFD; encoded by the coding sequence ATGAGTCTGGGATTCGGCACGGCGGCGCGGATCGGACATCTCTATCCGTCCGGTGGCCTCTGCGACTACGAGTTGCAGTTGATGGCCCCCGACGGGGTGCAACTGGTGACCACGCGGATGCCGTTCCGTCGTTCGAGCCTGGCCGACGATCATGCGCTCCTGGCCGACCTGGAGGCGCACAGCCGGCTGCTGGCCGACGCCGAGGTCGACCTCATCGCGATGAACTGCACCGCGGCCACGCTGCTCGCCGGCCCGGAGTCGGTGAACGCCCGCATCCACGCGAGCACCGGTCTGCCCTCGACCACGACCATCGAGGCGGTGCTGGACGCGCTCGAACGCGCCGGGATCGGCCGGATCGCGTTGCTCACCCCGTACGTCGAGGAGGTGACCTCGGCCGAGGTCGAGCTGCTCACCGCCCGCGGTCTCGAGGTCGTCTCCGTCGCGAGCCTGCCCTGTGCGACCCCGGTGGAGCAGGCCACGCACGACCCGCAGGTCTGGCGGGACCTCGCCGCCGGTCTGGGCGGCAGTACCGCGGACGGGCTGTTGATCAGCTGCGCCGGAATCCGGCTGGCGCCGGTGCTGGCCGCGATCGAGGAGGACTTCGGCCGACCGGTGGTCGCCAGCAACCAGGCACTGCTCTGGCACTGCCTACGGATCTGCGGCGTGGCCGAGCGGCCACCGGGATACGGCGCGCTGTTGGCGGGGGAGTTCGATTGA
- a CDS encoding alpha/beta fold hydrolase: MSARRRYVDTALGQVHLVECGAGPPVLFLHQTPRSWHEYAGVLPLVGQRTRAMAMDTIGFGQSARVTDPWSIGLFADGVEALLDALDLPSVALVGNHTGAVVAVEVAARAAERVSALVLCGMPYVDEARRRRVRAQPPIDHVEPRADGTHLTELWSRRRGFYSPGEERFLTRFVADALEVADRVEEGHVRVNEYRMEDRLPLVRARTLVLCGADDHYSLPDVPILSRLLACRSVVLADGGVALPEQRPEAFAREVLAFLDGAER, translated from the coding sequence TTGAGCGCCCGCCGTCGGTATGTCGACACCGCTCTCGGGCAGGTGCACCTGGTCGAGTGTGGCGCGGGCCCGCCGGTCCTCTTCCTGCACCAGACCCCGCGATCCTGGCACGAGTACGCCGGGGTGCTGCCCCTGGTGGGTCAACGCACCCGCGCGATGGCGATGGACACCATCGGGTTCGGCCAGTCGGCGCGGGTGACCGACCCGTGGTCGATCGGGCTCTTCGCCGACGGGGTCGAGGCCCTCCTCGACGCACTCGACCTGCCGTCCGTGGCCCTCGTCGGCAACCACACCGGCGCGGTGGTGGCGGTCGAGGTCGCCGCGCGGGCCGCCGAGCGGGTTTCCGCGCTGGTGCTCTGCGGCATGCCCTACGTCGACGAGGCACGTCGCCGCCGGGTCCGGGCCCAGCCGCCGATCGACCACGTCGAGCCGCGTGCCGACGGCACCCACCTGACCGAGCTGTGGTCCCGCCGCCGGGGCTTCTACTCACCCGGCGAGGAGCGCTTCCTGACCCGGTTCGTGGCCGACGCGTTGGAGGTCGCCGACCGGGTCGAGGAGGGGCACGTGCGGGTGAACGAGTACCGGATGGAGGACCGGCTGCCGCTCGTCCGCGCGCGCACGCTCGTGCTCTGCGGTGCGGACGACCACTACTCGCTGCCGGACGTGCCGATCCTGTCCCGGCTGCTCGCCTGCCGCAGCGTGGTGCTGGCCGATGGCGGGGTCGCCCTGCCCGAGCAGCGTCCCGAGGCTTTCGCCCGAGAGGTGCTCGCGTTCCTCGACGGTGCCGAACGGTGA
- a CDS encoding 2-keto-4-pentenoate hydratase: MTEQQLTEAAERLHEAVRTGRPCAPVRDLFAPGDVDGAYAVQRLNVARAQAAGARRVGRKIGLTSVAVQRQLGVDQPDFGTLFDSMAVGQDEPIAATRLLQPKIEAEVAFVLAVDLPDRPVTTLDVLRATEFVLPALEVVDSRVAAWDITIVDTVADNASSGLFVLGTRPVSPGAIDLPAAPMRLDRDGVEVSAGAGAACLGDPVNAVVWLANTAQRLGDPLRGGELVLSGALGPMVPVTPGARYAATIGGLGTVRATFGEEGQ, translated from the coding sequence GTGACCGAGCAGCAGCTCACGGAGGCCGCTGAGCGCCTGCACGAGGCGGTGCGCACCGGCCGGCCGTGCGCGCCCGTGCGGGATCTGTTCGCCCCGGGTGACGTCGACGGCGCCTACGCGGTGCAGCGGCTCAACGTCGCACGTGCCCAGGCCGCCGGCGCGCGACGGGTCGGCCGAAAGATCGGCCTGACCTCGGTCGCGGTGCAGCGGCAGCTCGGCGTCGACCAGCCCGACTTCGGCACGTTGTTCGACAGCATGGCGGTGGGTCAGGACGAGCCGATCGCGGCGACGCGGCTGCTCCAGCCGAAGATCGAGGCCGAGGTGGCGTTCGTCCTCGCGGTGGACCTGCCGGACCGTCCCGTCACCACGCTGGACGTGCTGCGGGCCACGGAATTCGTACTTCCGGCTCTGGAGGTGGTGGACAGCCGGGTGGCGGCCTGGGACATCACCATCGTGGACACCGTCGCCGACAACGCCTCCAGCGGCCTGTTCGTGCTCGGCACCAGGCCGGTGTCGCCGGGCGCGATCGACCTGCCGGCGGCGCCGATGCGGCTCGACCGCGACGGCGTGGAGGTCTCCGCCGGCGCCGGCGCGGCCTGTCTGGGCGATCCGGTCAACGCGGTGGTCTGGCTCGCCAACACCGCCCAGCGCCTGGGTGATCCGCTGCGCGGCGGCGAGCTGGTGCTCAGCGGGGCGCTCGGCCCGATGGTCCCGGTGACCCCGGGGGCGCGGTACGCGGCCACGATCGGCGGCCTCGGCACGGTGCGCGCGACGTTCGGCGAGGAGGGCCAGTGA
- a CDS encoding acetaldehyde dehydrogenase (acetylating), giving the protein MSSTTKVAVIGSGNIGTDLMIKVLRLSETLEMGAMVGIDPASDGLARAGRLGVPTTAQGVEGLVAMPGFADIEIVFDATSAGAHAHHDAVLRRHGKQVVDLTPAAIGPYVVPTVNLDEHLQSPNVNMVTCGGQATIPIVAAISAVTPVRYAEIVASIASRSAGPGTRANIDEFTETTARGLEVVGGATRGKAIIVLNPAEPPLIMRDTVLCLVDDCDQAEVAASVAEMVARVQEYVPGYRLKQQVQFRRVAQGEPVDALTDAPGGHDCWVVQVFLEVEGAAHYLPAYAGNLDIMTSAALRVAERMARREAQA; this is encoded by the coding sequence GTGAGCAGCACGACGAAGGTGGCCGTGATCGGCTCCGGAAACATCGGCACCGACCTGATGATCAAGGTGCTCCGGCTCTCCGAGACGCTGGAGATGGGCGCCATGGTCGGCATCGACCCCGCCTCCGACGGGTTGGCCCGCGCCGGGCGGCTCGGCGTGCCGACCACCGCGCAGGGCGTCGAGGGGCTCGTCGCGATGCCGGGCTTCGCCGACATCGAGATCGTCTTCGACGCGACCTCGGCGGGCGCGCACGCCCACCACGACGCGGTACTTCGCCGCCACGGCAAGCAGGTCGTCGACCTGACGCCGGCGGCGATCGGGCCCTACGTGGTGCCGACGGTCAACCTCGACGAGCATCTGCAGTCGCCGAACGTGAACATGGTGACCTGCGGTGGCCAGGCGACCATTCCCATCGTCGCCGCGATCTCCGCGGTGACACCGGTCCGCTACGCCGAGATCGTGGCCTCGATCGCCTCCCGGTCGGCGGGGCCGGGCACCCGGGCCAACATCGACGAGTTCACCGAGACGACCGCCCGGGGCCTGGAGGTGGTCGGTGGGGCCACCCGGGGCAAGGCGATCATCGTCCTGAACCCGGCCGAGCCGCCGCTGATCATGCGCGACACCGTGCTGTGCCTGGTCGACGACTGCGACCAGGCCGAGGTGGCCGCCTCGGTCGCCGAGATGGTCGCCCGGGTCCAGGAGTACGTGCCGGGATACCGGCTCAAACAGCAGGTCCAGTTCCGGCGGGTGGCGCAGGGGGAACCGGTCGACGCGCTCACCGACGCCCCCGGCGGGCACGACTGCTGGGTGGTGCAGGTCTTCCTCGAGGTGGAGGGGGCCGCCCACTATCTGCCCGCGTACGCCGGGAACCTGGACATCATGACGTCCGCCGCGCTGCGCGTCGCCGAGCGGATGGCGCGACGGGAGGCACAGGCATGA